Part of the Rhodothermales bacterium genome, CCAGTTGTCGTTCATGTTGCTGGTCGCCATAAGCTTTCACCGTAAACTGATTGGACTTCGAAACGTGTTCTTTTACAAACCGGACCCGGTTCGGCCTTGTTTCAAAACAAGTTCTCCGCCGTGTTAAGATTGAAGGGAGAATCTGTGGCCTCGCTAAAGGCACATCGTACATCGCAAATTCGGGGCTTCCCGTGTTGCTGAAGTCACGGGCATTCGCGACAGGCTGCAGTTTCGTTTTGCTTCCCTCACGCCATCCCTCCCTGCGTGAACAGCCGCCGCATGAGTTTGCGTTTGGCGACAGGGAGCAGGGTTTGCTCGAAGGGTAGATCGAGGTCGACGTTGCACAGGAACGTCGCGGGGTTGGGGAGGCTGCGATTTTCTTCCATCAGCTCCAGCTTGATGCTGTGCGGCGAGCGGAAGACGGATCGGTGCGGGATGGTCTTTACGTGCGACGTCTTGAGGCTGCGGTAGCGCTCGTTGACATCCGTAAAGAGCGAGATGGTGTACTGGAGGATGTAGAGCTCGTCCTGCTGCCGGTTGGGCACGAGCAGGTAGCCCTCCTCCACATAGGAAGGCACGATGCCCACTTCGCCGAGGTGCAGCTGGTCCTCCACGAATTCAAAAATCGTCTTCCCCTCCTCGATCGCCTCCTGGACGTGGGGCAGCGCCCAGTCGATGAGTTCGCGGACGAGTTCGAACTTCTCGTCTTCGAGCGAGGGGATGTCGTACATGAGCTGCTGATTCTGGAGGTCGATCTCCCGGATGCGTTTCGGCCGGCCCTTGTGGACATCGTCCATCCCGCCGGCGATCTGCCGGAGCGCGCCATAAAGCTGGACGAGCGAGCCGAGATGCGGATAGATGATGTTGCTCCGAAAGGCCGCCCGGGTTTCCCGGAGCGAGTCGAGGATGCGATACTGCGCGCTCTCCATATCCCGAAGGGCGCCAATAAAGTGATCGAGACGCAATTCAGCCATCGTGGTACCTCATGGATCGTCACGCCCGTCATCGAAGCGATCCAGGGATGCAGGACAAGCTGCAGGATTTCCCCCGGAGCGACCGGTCGTTCACCGGTGATCCTGCATCCCGGTAAACCGGCAGCGGATGATCGGAGCGCCATGGTGCGCAAGGTCTGTTATTAAAGCTATCGTCAACGGAAGCGGTCTCTTTATTTGAGTACCCCGTCTCCTTAACACGAAGTTCAACAATATCCGTTCGGTTCCAGGGATGCAAGGTAAAGCTGGATACCCCGCCCCGGGGTCATTCGCGAATGCCCGGGGAGCCATCCGGACCGGGCTGCCGTAGCCTCAGGCGCATGGCCGGCCGGCGTGGTTGCAGCTTTGCTTATATGCACGTAAATACTTGAATTTGTTGGCGAAAATGAGCTAATTGAGCACGCGAAACGCCGACTTCCCACAGCCCGTGAATTCACCGGGACGCGCGGCTTTTCCCACCCACCTACCCCTTACCCACCACAGACGATACGCGCTAACCAGGGCCCCCCGGCCGTGTGTATGCGTCTGACTTACCGTGTTTTCCCCTTGATGGGCTCGATTCGACCAGTGGCATGCCGGGCACTGCTGGTATGCCTGTTCGCGGCGAACGCGTACGGGCAATCTGCTTCTCGCGGCACGGCGGCATCCCGCCCCGTGCCGGAACGTACGGTGCGCCTCGAAGGCCAGGTGGTCGAGGCGGCCACCGGGCTTCCGCTCGCCGGCGCGCATGTCCGGCTGCTCACCACCTCGTTCGGCGCGGCGACCGATTCGCTGGGCCGCTTCAGCATCGCGGGCATCGCTCCGGGCTTTTACACGGCCGAGGCGGGCATGCTCGGTTTCGAGACCCGGCAGGCCGGCGTGGAGGTCCAGGCCGCCCAGGCCGGCACGAGCCTCTTCTTCTCGCTGGCCGATGCCTCGCTCTCCCTGAGCGAAATCGTCGTCACCCCCGGCCGCTTTTCCATGCAGCGCGCGGCGGCCGGCTCGCTCCGCTCGCTCTCCAGCGACGAGCTGAACCGGATGCCCAACCTCAGCGACGATATCTATCGGGCCGTCCAGCGCATGCCGGGTTTATCCGGAAGCGACTACTCCGCGCGTTTTACGGTACGCGGCGGCGAACACGACGAGGTGCTGGTCACGCTCGATGGCCTCGAACTGCAGGATCCCTTTCATCTGAAGGACATCGGCGGCGGCGCGTTGAGCATCGTGGATGTGGAGGCCATCGGCGGCGTCGACCTCATGACGGGCGCGTTTACGGCGGAATACGGAAACCGGCTCAGCGGCGTATTCGCCCTGACCTCGATCGAACCGGATCCCGAGCGGATCGAGACGTCCGTCGGCATCAGCCTGATGAACGCACGCGTCAAGTCACAGGGCACGTTCAACCAGGGCGCCGGCAGCTGGCTCGTGCTCGGACGGCGCGGCTATATGGATCTGCTCCTCCAGCTCACCAGCCAGAGCCAGAACTACGCCCCGCGGTATTACGACGGTTTCGCCCGGATCACCCATCGGCTCGGCCGGCGGCACACTGTCTCCCTGCAGGCGCTGGGCTCGCGCGACGACCTGCAGTTCGCCGAGGAAGACGAACCCGACGATCGGGCGCGGACGAGCTACGGCAACGGTTACGTCTGGAGCCAGCTGCGCAGCGTATGGTCCAGCCGATTGTATTCGGAAACCGTCCTGTCGCTGAGCCATGTCGCCCACCTGCGGCGGGGCGTCGATACCCGCGTCAGCGACGGGCGCGCCTCGTACCGCGTGTACGACCATCGCTCGTTCATGACCTACGCGCTGAAGCAGGACTGGCAGCTTGAGCTGGGGGACCGAAGCCAGCTCAAATGGGGCGTTGTCCTCCGCAATCACGACGCGTTTTATCGGTACTCGAGCGCGGATTTTATCGAGGAGGCCGCATCCCTGCAGGCCGGCCCCGCCTACCTCGAAACCCGGCTCACCCAGCGCCGGGGCGGAACGAGCGCCGGCGGCTACGGCAGTTTTCGCCAGCGCCTGGGCGAGCGGCTCATCGCGGAAGCCGGCCTTCGGTACGACGCCGCGACGTGGAGCCACGACCGCCACCTCAGCCCGCGCCTGAACGCCGGCTTCCAGCTCGACGCGCAAACCACCCTCCTCGCCGGCTGGGGGTATTTCCACCAGACCCAGGGGCTGCATGAACTGATGCTGCCCGACCCGAACGCGCGGTTTTACCCGGCCGAGCGGGCCGAGCACAGAGTGCTGGGACTGAGCCGCGTCCTGGGCGAAAGCGCTTCGCTGCGCGTCGACGTCTACCAGAAACGCAAAACGAACCTCCGTCCGCGTTTCGTCAGCCTGATCGGCGACGCGACCAACCTCTTCCCGGAAATCGGCGACGACCGGATCGAGTTGACGCCGTCTTCAGGATCCGCCGAGGGCATCGAAATCCTGCTGGATAAAAAATTCGGGAGCCGCTTCAACGGCTGGCTTTCGTACGCGTTGTCCCGCGCCGAGGACCGCGTGGATGGACGCCGCGTCGCCAAGCGCTTCGACCAGCGCCACACGTTCTTCGCCGACGCCAGCTTCCGCCTCGGCGCGCGGATGGGGATCAACCTGACCTGGCAATATCACACCGGGTGGCGCTACACGGCGATCGATGTCGAGCTGGTCCGCCCGCCCGGTGGCGAAAGCTTCTACCGGAAACACTTCGGGCCGCTGAACGAGGAGGTCCTGCCGGCCTACCACCGGCTGGACGTGCGCATCCAGCGCGACTTCAGCCTCCGCCAGTCGACGCTCGAGGCGTACATCGAGGTGCGCAACGCCTACAACCGGAAGAACATCCGCCTCTTCAACTACCTCCCCATCAACCAGGAGGACGACTCGGTGCTCCTCATCCCCGAGCCGCAGACGTGGCTCCCCATCATGCCGGCGTTCGGCCTTCAGTGGAACCTGACGCGCTAGGGCGCGCAGGACACAGGGCCGGTGGCTCGGCAGGCGTCTAAACCCGCTCCGGCGTCACGGCGCCCTGCATGTATTCCTCGAGGGTGAACGAATCCACCTGGATCGCGTCTTCGCGGGCTTCCTCGGCGCGTTTCAGCACCTCGGCCTCGTCGGCGGAGATGATGCCGGCCGCCAGCGCATCCTGAACGAGCTGTTCCGGCCGCGCCTTGGGCAGTTTGCGGGCGCCGACGGCTTTGCTGATCGTGCGCGCCACGTGGTCGCCTTCGTAGACCAGCTTGAGGGCATGGTCCAGCCGGCCCAGCGCCTCCTCCACGTCGGTGGGGATATAGATGCCGGCCGTGTGCCGGTCGCGCTGTTCGCCGGGCGCCTGCATGGCCCGCGCCACCGCGTGGCCGACGGCGTCGCGGGGTCCGTTTCCGAGCGGGTTGAGCCGCGACCAGAAGGCGACCGGACCGCGGAAGAGCCATCCGATGAGCGGCACCTCGTAGTTCTTGAACAGCCCGTCGAACGCGTGCTGCATCTCGCCGAAGGCGTGCTGCATCGCCCAGCGAAGGAACGGTTCGTCTTCCTCACGGCGCCCTTCCGCCTCGAACCGCCGGAGCGTCGCGGCGGAGAGGTAGAGCCAGGAGAAGATATCCGCAAACCGACCCGTGATTTTCTCCTTGCGCTTCAGGTTGCCGCCCAGGGTGATCAGCGCGATGTCCGCCAGCAGCGCGAACGACGCCGAGGCCCAGGCCAGTTTCTGCCAGTAGCGGCGGGCGACGCCGCCGGCCGGCGAGGCGGCGAAGATCCCCCGCGTGAGGGAGAGGACGATCGCGCGCGCCGTATTGCGGATGGTGTGCCCGACGTGGCTGGTAAACGCCCGGTCGAAGCCGGCGGCGTCCCGGTTCATCAGGCTCTGCGTTTCGGCATAGACATAGGGATGGCAGCGGATGGCGCCCTGACCGAAGATCATCAGCGTCCGCGTCAGGATGTTGGCGCCTTCGACCGTGATGCCGATCGGCGTATTCATATACGCCGTGGCCAGGAGGTTGCGGGGGCCCCACGAGATGGCGTTGCCGCCCAGGATATCCATCCCGTCGTTGATGATCTTGCGCTGCAGCTCGGTGAAGTTGTATTTCGCCATCGCCGTCACCACCGCCGGCGCGACGCCCTTGTCGAGCGCTCCGCACGTGTAGCGGCGCGCCGCCTCCATGACATAGTTGAAGCCGCCGATCCGGGCGAGCGGCTCCTCGATCCCCTCGAACAGCCCGATGGGCAGGCCGAACTGCTTGCGCACCTTGGCGTGCGCCGAGGCGACGCGGTATACCAGCTTGCTGCCGCCGGCAGCCGAGGCCGGCAGCGAAATGCCGCGTCCGGCCGCGAGCGACTCCATGAGCATCCGCCATCCCTGGCCGGCGCCCTCCGCGCCGCCGATGATGGCGTCGACGGGGAGCACGACGTCGTGGCCCTCGGTCGGGCAGTTATAAAACGGCACCCCGAGCGGATTATGCCGCCGGCCCAGCTCCACGCCGGGCGTCTGGGTCGGGATCAGGGCGCAGGTGATGCCCGGGTTCTCGCCCTTGCCGAGCAGGTTTTCCGGGTCGCGCAGCTTGAAGGCCAGGCCGAGCACCGTCGAGATCGCCGCCAGGGTGATGTAGCGTTTCTTCCAGTTGAGGCGGAGATACAGCTGCCCGTCGTCCCCACGGAACACCACGCCGCTCGAGGCGATGGCGCCGGCGTCGGACCCCGCGCCCGGCTCGGTAAGCGCGAAGGCGGGAATTTCCTCCCCCGTGGCGAGGCGTGGCAGATAGTGGTCGCGCTGCGCCTGGGTGCCGTAGTGAATCAGCAGCTCGGCCGGCCCCAGCGAGTTGGGCACCATGACCGTGGTCGCGAGCGGACCGCACCGCGAGGAGAGCTTCTGGACGACGGCGCTGTTCGCCAGCGGCGAGAAGCCAAGGCCGCCGTATTCCCTCGGAATGATCATCCCGAACAGCCGCTCGCGCCGGATGATCTCCCAGGCGGCGTCGGGCAGGTCTTTTTGCTGGAAGACGTCCCAGTCGTGCGTCACGGCGCAGAGCTCCTCGATGGGGCCGTCGAGCACGGCCTGTTCCTCGGCCGTGAGGTCCGGGTAGGCCTCGGCCATGATCCGGTTAAAATCCGGTTTGCCCGAAAACAGCTCGCCTTCCACCCACACGTTGCCGGCTTCGATGGCCACCTGCTCCGTCTCCGAGATCGTCGGCAGAAACTTGAGCGCGTTCAGCAGCCGCATGACGGGGCCGCTGAAGAGGGCGCGGCGGAGCGGCGGCAGGTTGAACACCACCGCGAGCACCGCAAACGCGATCCACAACCACGCCGGCGCGCCGAACCCGTAGAGCGCCGCCACGCCGGCGATGGTCCATATCGGGAGCGAGGCCCCGGTATAACCCAGGACGACAAACACCGCCAGGATGCTGAGCGCTACGAGCCATCCGGGCAGTTGAGCGAAGAAGTGAAAGAAGGGCAGATCCATGGCAGCAGGTTTTTTTGTTGCAGGGTCGCGCAACGTCGCCCCCGAACAGGTTTCAAATGCCGTCTCCGTGTGGGCGCCACCCGGGCGTCCTCACGAAAACGTCGCGTCCGCGCGGCTTCGCGCGGTTACAACCGTTCGAACACGGCCGCGGCGCCCATGCCGCCGCCGATGCACATCGTGCAGATGCCGTAGCGCACGCCGCGGCGTTTCATCTCGTGGAGCAGCGTCGCCGTGAGCTTCGCCCCGGTGCACCCGAGCGGGTGACCGAGCGCGATGGCGCCGCCGTTGACATTGACGATGGCTTCGTCGAACCCGACCTCGCGGATGACGGCCAGCGCCTGGGCCGCGAAGGCCTCGTTGAGTTCGACGAGCCCGATATCCTTGACCGAAAGCCCCGTCTGCCGCAGCACCTTCGCGATCGCCGGCACGGGTCCGATCCCCATCACGTCGGGCGCCACGCCGGCCACGGCGTAACCGGCGAGGCGGGCGATGGGCTCCGCGCCGAGCGCGCGCGTCGCCTCGCCGCTGGCGACGACGGCGGCCGCGGCGCCGTCCGACATCTGGGAGGCGTTGCCGGCCGTGACGGTGCCGCCGGCGCGAAAGACCGGCTTGAGTTTCGCCAGCGCCTCCAGCGACGTCTCGCGGCGCGGCCCTTCATCGACCTGGAAGTCGAACGCCAGCGTCTTCGTGGCGCCATCGGCGTAAACCACGTCGTGGACCGGGTAGGCCGCGATCTCGTCCGCGAAGCGCCCGGCCTCGATGGCGGCGAGCGCGCGCTGGTGCGACTGGAGCGCGAACCGGTCCTGATCCTCCCGGCTCACCTGGTAGCGTTCCGCGACATTCTCCGCCGTCTGCCCCATGGCGATGTAGACGTCGGGGTCGGCATCCACCGTCGCCGGGTCCGGCGAGAAGTAGAAGCCGCTCATCGGCACCTGGCTCATCGACTCGGCCCCGCCGGCGACGACGAGGTCGTTGTGGCCGGCCATGATGGCCTGCGACGCCATCACGATGGTCTGAAGGCCCGACGAGCAGAACCGGTTGATCGTGGCGCCGGGCACCTCGTCCGGCAGGCCGGCGATCTGCGCGATGATGCGCCCCATGTTGAGGCCCTGCGGCCCCTCGGGCATCGCGCACCCCATCAGGACGTCCTCGATGCGCTCTTTTTCAAGCCCCTTGACCCGCCCGATGGCTTCGGAGACGATAAACCCGCCGAGCGCCTCGGGCCGGACGTTCACCAGCGCGCCGCGGTTGGCCTTCCCGACCGCCGTGCGGATCGAACTCAATATGTATGCTTCGTGCGTTTGCATGATCACTCTCCATAAACTTGTGTCGTCATCCCGGTTGACCCTCGCGTTT contains:
- a CDS encoding TonB-dependent receptor, which gives rise to MPERTVRLEGQVVEAATGLPLAGAHVRLLTTSFGAATDSLGRFSIAGIAPGFYTAEAGMLGFETRQAGVEVQAAQAGTSLFFSLADASLSLSEIVVTPGRFSMQRAAAGSLRSLSSDELNRMPNLSDDIYRAVQRMPGLSGSDYSARFTVRGGEHDEVLVTLDGLELQDPFHLKDIGGGALSIVDVEAIGGVDLMTGAFTAEYGNRLSGVFALTSIEPDPERIETSVGISLMNARVKSQGTFNQGAGSWLVLGRRGYMDLLLQLTSQSQNYAPRYYDGFARITHRLGRRHTVSLQALGSRDDLQFAEEDEPDDRARTSYGNGYVWSQLRSVWSSRLYSETVLSLSHVAHLRRGVDTRVSDGRASYRVYDHRSFMTYALKQDWQLELGDRSQLKWGVVLRNHDAFYRYSSADFIEEAASLQAGPAYLETRLTQRRGGTSAGGYGSFRQRLGERLIAEAGLRYDAATWSHDRHLSPRLNAGFQLDAQTTLLAGWGYFHQTQGLHELMLPDPNARFYPAERAEHRVLGLSRVLGESASLRVDVYQKRKTNLRPRFVSLIGDATNLFPEIGDDRIELTPSSGSAEGIEILLDKKFGSRFNGWLSYALSRAEDRVDGRRVAKRFDQRHTFFADASFRLGARMGINLTWQYHTGWRYTAIDVELVRPPGGESFYRKHFGPLNEEVLPAYHRLDVRIQRDFSLRQSTLEAYIEVRNAYNRKNIRLFNYLPINQEDDSVLLIPEPQTWLPIMPAFGLQWNLTR
- a CDS encoding acyl-CoA dehydrogenase gives rise to the protein MDLPFFHFFAQLPGWLVALSILAVFVVLGYTGASLPIWTIAGVAALYGFGAPAWLWIAFAVLAVVFNLPPLRRALFSGPVMRLLNALKFLPTISETEQVAIEAGNVWVEGELFSGKPDFNRIMAEAYPDLTAEEQAVLDGPIEELCAVTHDWDVFQQKDLPDAAWEIIRRERLFGMIIPREYGGLGFSPLANSAVVQKLSSRCGPLATTVMVPNSLGPAELLIHYGTQAQRDHYLPRLATGEEIPAFALTEPGAGSDAGAIASSGVVFRGDDGQLYLRLNWKKRYITLAAISTVLGLAFKLRDPENLLGKGENPGITCALIPTQTPGVELGRRHNPLGVPFYNCPTEGHDVVLPVDAIIGGAEGAGQGWRMLMESLAAGRGISLPASAAGGSKLVYRVASAHAKVRKQFGLPIGLFEGIEEPLARIGGFNYVMEAARRYTCGALDKGVAPAVVTAMAKYNFTELQRKIINDGMDILGGNAISWGPRNLLATAYMNTPIGITVEGANILTRTLMIFGQGAIRCHPYVYAETQSLMNRDAAGFDRAFTSHVGHTIRNTARAIVLSLTRGIFAASPAGGVARRYWQKLAWASASFALLADIALITLGGNLKRKEKITGRFADIFSWLYLSAATLRRFEAEGRREEDEPFLRWAMQHAFGEMQHAFDGLFKNYEVPLIGWLFRGPVAFWSRLNPLGNGPRDAVGHAVARAMQAPGEQRDRHTAGIYIPTDVEEALGRLDHALKLVYEGDHVARTISKAVGARKLPKARPEQLVQDALAAGIISADEAEVLKRAEEAREDAIQVDSFTLEEYMQGAVTPERV
- a CDS encoding acetyl-CoA C-acyltransferase, whose amino-acid sequence is MQTHEAYILSSIRTAVGKANRGALVNVRPEALGGFIVSEAIGRVKGLEKERIEDVLMGCAMPEGPQGLNMGRIIAQIAGLPDEVPGATINRFCSSGLQTIVMASQAIMAGHNDLVVAGGAESMSQVPMSGFYFSPDPATVDADPDVYIAMGQTAENVAERYQVSREDQDRFALQSHQRALAAIEAGRFADEIAAYPVHDVVYADGATKTLAFDFQVDEGPRRETSLEALAKLKPVFRAGGTVTAGNASQMSDGAAAAVVASGEATRALGAEPIARLAGYAVAGVAPDVMGIGPVPAIAKVLRQTGLSVKDIGLVELNEAFAAQALAVIREVGFDEAIVNVNGGAIALGHPLGCTGAKLTATLLHEMKRRGVRYGICTMCIGGGMGAAAVFERL